In Saccharomyces paradoxus chromosome IV, complete sequence, the DNA window AGTTTTGCAAATGTCGCCTTGTATCAGTCAGATAAGGTAAACACCACCTGTTCAATAAGTGCGGCGGGATGTCATAAGTCTCTTTAATCTCCTCGGCTTCCTTCATCAGGCAGTGATGTTCCTGACCGGTAATTTCCAATACCAAACTTGAAATGGCTGAGGGAAACACTTTTAATATGACTAATTGAGGTGGAGCccaaaatttgataaataggtcaaaaatattcttgatGATCATCTCTTCACATTTAGAACGAATCATCCTTGAATTTTTACTGCTTTCTAGTTGGACCatataattttgaaatttatcaaaaattcttaaaCACCACATTACTGTCAAATCCCTTAGTTTCATAGCACATATATCCAAGGATTCTTCGGGGTTTTCCGAAATACATAACTCTTTAGAATGTGGAGaatcaatgaaaaactTGTAAAAAAGCACTTTTCTCCACAGTTGGTAAAAATCTGGGTCGTTAATGTCACCGCAAATAGACTCTTGATCACCATCCTCAGAGCCATCGTCTACATGATAAGAAAATAACTGTATTTCATCGTTTGAAGTCCATACTAAAAAATAGGTTCCCGAGAGACTCTTGACCCATTTTATACCTTCTGGTATTTTTTGTTGCAGAAAAGTAAATCCATTTTCGTAATCAACAAATTTGACGGTACTTGAATTATATAACATCAGCAGATTGGACGACAAATATTGCATGTGATCGAATTCGGAATTTGACTCGGAAAATGTAGCATGATCAGTGGCGATCAAAAATGGCTCCTCATTGTTATGCATTAGCTCTaccttgaaaatttttttagtaaCACCATCAATCACCATTGGGGTAGCGTCGTTGCCTTCTAATTCAAAAGCATATCGTATTTTATTCCCACGTTCATTTCTTATGCTTCTATACCATAAGCTTGACATACTCGATTTCCTGGACATTCTGTCCATAGAAGAAAGGGATTGAGCATCATTACGGCTATACTTTTTGGGATTCTTTTCGAGGACTTTCTCTGCCTGCTCTTTAAGTTCGGTTAACGCTGATATCATGTCCCTTGGAAATTTGTTTTTCACTGTTTTTTCTATTCTGATGAGGGAGGGCTTGTTATATGGCCAGTGATAAATGCCTAAATCTGTCGCTAAGGTTATTCCTGTTTCTCCAGGATATATGGACCGAATGGTTTCTTTCCTATACGATAATGATGCTTCcatcatatttttataGGTCCTGCCCTCCCATATCAATACTCTCATCTTAGCAGTGTTGGTGGTTGAATATATTAGGTAagtattcttttcttctttatttttgtgTGACCTTTCGAATAGCCAGCAATGGTTTATACCTCTTCTGTCAATTATTCGATCATACTCGTGTAAATTTGTAGTGCTTAATAAGATCAAGGTTTCTTTACACTGTGCAAAGATAGTAGAAAGCTCGTTTGCAAAATAAAAGTTTTCAATCATTGGAGTCGAAGGATCATTTTTAGCATTTTGTAAGAGGTCTGGATACACCTGAAATAGTTTAAGCGTATTACCATCTCGAGAGTACACTTCAACGtcaccatttttctttgccaaCACTAATTTTTGTGACTGTTCAGTGGGCAATATCGCAGTGATATCCGATGATTTCAGCGAGTGTAGTTTTTGAGCTCTTaacatttaatttttggTATAAATAGGTATTTGGAAGGGTTTCGCTGATCAATGTAAGTACGATCCGGTTGGAAAAGATAATTGAACAGCCGTAAACCTAATTGCAAGAATCGGTATCAAATAGTAAGGTTCACACGATTAGAGCTTGAAATTGGTCACAGTTGGTCCCAATTGGTCACAGTTCACGTTTTGTTTGGCGCCTTGGGATCCTTTTCATGAAATATCGTTTACTACCGATTCGGAATTATTATAATCTGAGGGCCCCGAAAATGCCTTAGTGACATACACTATGGCCAatgcaattgaaaaaaagtaaaccACTAGAACGGCAAGTTGATATATGGTGGCAGAGGAAAAATTTGCCGAAGAGCCAACCGAAACTATCTACTCATAAAAATCTACATAGTAGAGCTTTTTGTTATATATAGTGCGATGTATCGCATGTTTCTCAAACCAATAATACTGAAataaagaaggaaaataataaattaaaTTAAGTCGGATATACACACATGACGCGAATCGGGTTGGAAGAGTGCGACTACTGCCAATATCATGGCCTTCCTTAGGTCCATTTCAAGTTTTTAATATATCCGGTTGGTTCATGAGGTTTATCTCTATCCAGTCTTTGCTTAATAACAATACTATAGATACCGTAACTCAGTCCATCGTGTATAGCAGTACCTTCCAATCCCCATTCTCGCGACGTTACATCGAATCTTTTCACGCTAGGATACTTTTGTAGGGTGggcaataataataattccACCTCTAGATCGAAAGGTGTGCCTTTCAATAGGGGAAGGTTACCTGTAACATTATCTTGGTTGTCCATATTTACAGGTGTTCTTCTTAATTTATGGAATGGGCCACTAGGAGGCACTACGATTTTGAACCCACAATGCCTTAGTACTAGGATTGGGTCAGAATCATCAGAATAGATATCACACCCCCAAATTTCGTTATTTCTCGTTCTAGGAGATTCTATATTGTCAAAACTTGCCTGGATATCTTCATATGTTATTTTTAGCGTTACAATATTGTTGGTATTTTGGACGCCGATAGCTGGAAGGAATGGTGGTGGAAGAGTGTTGTCATAGAGGTCGTATGGGAAATTGTGCCTGTCAGAGTAACTTGTCGAGTTTTCGTCAAAAGACCCTTCTTTGAAACGGTTGTAGTAAAGTGTCcccaattttttcaacttgcTTGAGTAGTGTTTCTCAGTGAAAGCAAGAACCGACTGTGAATTTACGTTAGGTATGTCGTAGGCCAAAGCTCTGCCGTTTTTAGAATTCTCATACCGCTCTGAAAGAGGAAGAATGTTGCTCTCATGCCCTTCCTCTTGCCTATTTTTTGTCCTCGCAGAATTCAGTAGTGTCTCCTGTAGTTTGTATATCTGGGATTGAGTCTCTCTGTACGCCCTATTAGGGTCTTGTTCGCTTACTGACATTTATATCCTATGTTTTCAATTCTCTCAAAAATAAACTGCGGTGAATTTTTCCTTATCTTTCGTCCTCGGATGCCGTTCCGTTGTCAAAACACTATCATAAAATTCTATAGCACTAGTTGCCGGAATGAAGATGCTTACTATCTTATTTTACATTCATGACGTGCTGATATCATTTCTGTTTTCCCGAACTCTTTCCCCTACTGGGcccttttttcattatttccaATACTTTTCTATTCCTTACATCCGTGCACCTTTATTTTATACCCCCATACATTCATCTGTTTAAATTTAAGAATGataaataaactttttctttcggAATATCCGTCTTGGTTAACACTTTTGAAATTGCAGGCGGTGGCTCCCCAGCTGGAGGCGGGGGGCTCTGAAAGGCTTTCTGTCACTACAGTATCATTCTTGTACAGGCGGGGAGGAGGGAAAAGCTCCGTTCAGGTTTGCGGCATTTCTTCCTTCATTCTCCTAACTGCGCAGGCAGACACAGCTTCACCTACTCTTGTTCCCAACGGGCGCGTAGGATCTCTTAGCTGAAAGATAGTATTGAATtatattgaagattttaaaCTAGTGACAGTTTCAATTTAGTGTTAAAACAAGAATTAATAAGCAAACAGAACTCaatcaaaggaaaaatggCCGGTTTGAAAGACGTTGTCACTCGTGAATACACCATTAACTTGCACAAAAGAGTATGTgaatattaataatatgaTGCCCAAAGGCTTGTCATCTGAATGGTTAATTATGAGGAGATTTCTAATATTAAGGCAATATGATATGAACAAACTGTACAACATGAACCTAGCAGCGGAAACTATTGATTAAGATGATTTTCTATAGTACAGATTTAAGGGCTAAAGCTATAACTATAACACTCAACAAGGAAAATATATGTTTAGACTGGACTTA includes these proteins:
- the VAM6 gene encoding Vam6p (Subunit of the HOPS endocytic tethering complex~similar to YDL077C); this translates as MLRAQKLHSLKSSDITAILPTEQSQKLVLAKKNGDVEVYSRDGNTLKLFQVYPDLLQNAKNDPSTPMIENFYFANELSTIFAQCKETLILLSTTNLHEYDRIIDRRGINHCWLFERSHKNKEEKNTYLIYSTTNTAKMRVLIWEGRTYKNMMEASLSYRKETIRSIYPGETGITLATDLGIYHWPYNKPSLIRIEKTVKNKFPRDMISALTELKEQAEKVLEKNPKKYSRNDAQSLSSMDRMSRKSSMSSLWYRSIRNERGNKIRYAFELEGNDATPMVIDGVTKKIFKVELMHNNEEPFLIATDHATFSESNSEFDHMQYLSSNLLMLYNSSTVKFVDYENGFTFLQQKIPEGIKWVKSLSGTYFLVWTSNDEIQLFSYHVDDGSEDGDQESICGDINDPDFYQLWRKVLFYKFFIDSPHSKELCISENPEESLDICAMKLRDLTVMWCLRIFDKFQNYMVQLESSKNSRMIRSKCEEMIIKNIFDLFIKFWAPPQLVILKVFPSAISSLVLEITGQEHHCLMKEAEEIKETYDIPPHLLNRWCLPYLTDTRRHLQNLLSKKNDDENCITWCYRDREIKQSFDFFLISNHDDVDLETMLTLIDTVLFKCYLYYNPPMVGPFIRVENHCDSNVIVTELKIRHMFKDLIDFYYKRGNHEEALRFLTDLVDELENDNTDQKQHQKIEHGVKILVIYYLKKLSNPQLDVIFTYTDWLLERHQDSIKEILSSIFFYDSQACNGRNHLKVYEYIKEHDKLLAIQYLEFAISTFRLEGNKLHTVLIKLYLENLDIPSTRIKLKSLLETTSVYEPRTILKLLNDTIENDSDRLPTNKLNFVKYLKIFPLSKLENHKESVHILLDEINDYKAATSYCDDVYQNDSTKGEELLLYLYDKLVSIYDSNRNSKLILNFLQDHGSKLNSVEIYKNLPQDISLYDIGRVVSQLLKKHSSKMDETRLKKALLQVELVATTYNLNDRMSSYGVLSDSHKCPICKKVISNFGTDSILWFTREGRNIITHYNCGKVLQERFNAKNEKSSKIKQKTLGEVINELNNK
- the RXT3 gene encoding Rxt3p (Component of the Rpd3L histone deacetylase complex~similar to YDL076C) produces the protein MSVSEQDPNRAYRETQSQIYKLQETLLNSARTKNRQEEGHESNILPLSERYENSKNGRALAYDIPNVNSQSVLAFTEKHYSSKLKKLGTLYYNRFKEGSFDENSTSYSDRHNFPYDLYDNTLPPPFLPAIGVQNTNNIVTLKITYEDIQASFDNIESPRTRNNEIWGCDIYSDDSDPILVLRHCGFKIVVPPSGPFHKLRRTPVNMDNQDNVTGNLPLLKGTPFDLEVELLLLPTLQKYPSVKRFDVTSREWGLEGTAIHDGLSYGIYSIVIKQRLDRDKPHEPTGYIKNLKWT